A window of the Bombina bombina isolate aBomBom1 chromosome 3, aBomBom1.pri, whole genome shotgun sequence genome harbors these coding sequences:
- the PCDH9 gene encoding protocadherin-9, with the protein MDLRDFYLLAALIACLRLDSAIAQELIYTIKEELPENVPIGNIPKDLNISHFNSATGTSTSLVYRLVSKAGDSPLVKVSSSTGEIFTTSTRIDREKLCAGSSYTDENECFFELEVVILPNDFFRLIKIKIIVKDTNDNAPMFPSTVINISIPENTLINSRFPIPSAVDPDTGNNGVQHYELLNGQSVFGLDIVETPEGEKWPQLIVQQNLDREQKDTYVMKIKVEDGGEPQKSSTAILQVTVSDVNDNKPVFKESQVEVHIPENAPTGTSVIQLHATDADIGSNAEIKYIYGAQVTFATKRLFALNNTTGLITVQRPLDREETAVHKLTVLATDGSSTPARASVTINVTDVNDNPPNIDLRYIISPINGTVHLSEKDPTNTKIALITVSDKDTDVNSKVICFIEKEVPFHLKAVYDNQYLLETSSLLDYEGTKDFSFKIVAADTGKPSLNQTALVRVELEDENDNPPIFTQPVIELSVSENNRRGLYLTTISATDEDSGKNSDIVYQLGPNASFFDLDRKTGVLTASRVFDREEQERFIFTVTARDNGTPPLQSQAAVIVTVLDENDNSPKFTHNHFQFFVSENLPKYSTVGVITATDSDAGENKAVTLSIMNDNDNFVLDPYSGLIKSNVSFDREQQSSYTFDVKAVDGGLPPRSSTAKVTINIMDANDNSPVVIYPPSNTSFKLVPLSAIPGSVVAEVFAVDIDTGMNAELKYTIVSGNNKGLFRIDPVTGNITLEEKPTATDMGLHRLVVNISDLGYPKPLHTLVLVFLYVNETAGNASYIYDLIRRTMETPLDRNIGDSSQPYQNEDYLTIMIAIVAGAMVVIVVIFVTVLVRCRHASRFKAAQRSKQGAEWMSPNQENKQNKKKKRKKRKSPKSSLLNFVTIEESKPEDTVHEPINGTISLPAELEEQGIGRFDWGTTPQTTFKPNSPDLAKHYKSASPQSAFHLKADTPVSVKKHHVIQELPLDNTFVGGCDTLSKRSSTSSDHFSASECSSQGGFKTKGPLHTRQACGVLSLSFNEHKYSCGSYSCHQIRTNTVV; encoded by the coding sequence ATGGACCTAAGGGATTTTTACCTGTTGGCTGCTCTTATTGCCTGTTTAAGGCTGGATTCTGCAATTGCTCAAGAACTTATATACACCATTAAAGAGGAACTGCCTGAAAATGTTCCAATAGGAAATATACCAAAGGATCTGAATATATCTCACTTTAATTCTGCAACAGGGACCAGTACCAGCTTAGTGTACAGACTGGTTTCCAAAGCTGGTGATTCTCCTTTGGTAAAAGTATCCAGTAGCACAGGGGAAATCTTTACAACCTCCACAAGGATTGATAGAGAAAAACTATGTGCAGGATCTTCTTACACGGATGAAAATGAATGTTTCTTTGAACTTGAAGTAGTCATTCTCCCCAATGATTTTTTCAGGCttataaagataaagataattGTCAAGGATACCAATGATAATGCACCTATGTTTCCATCAACGGTGATCAATATCTCTATACCAGAGAACACTCTGATAAACAGCCGTTTTCCAATTCCATCAGCTGTAGATCCTGATACAGGCAACAATGGTGTACAACACTATGAGCTCTTAAATGGACAAAGTGTTTTTGGGTTGGATATTGTTGAAACGCCAGAGGGAGAAAAGTGGCCTCAACTTATAGTTCAACAAAATCTGGACAGGGAGCAAAAAGACACATATGTAATGAAAATAAAGGTAGAAGACGGAGGAGAGCCTCAGAAATCCAGCACTGCCATCCTTCAAGTTACCGTAAGTGATGTAAATGATAACAAGCCAGTATTTAAAGAAAGTCAAGTTGAAGTCCATATTCCAGAAAATGCTCCCACAGGGACTTCAGTAATTCAGTTACACGCAACAGATGCCGACATAGGCAGCAATGctgaaattaaatatatttatggtgCCCAAGTGACTTTTGCCACCAAAAGGCTTTTTGCATTGAATAACACTACAGGATTAATTACTGTTCAGAGACCACTGGACAGAGAAGAAACTGCGGTTCACAAGTTAACTGTTTTGGCCACTGATGGCAGCTCTACCCCTGCAAGGGCATCTGTTACAATTAACGTGACTGATGTTAATGATAACCCTCCTAACATCGATCTCAGGTACATTATAAGTCCAATTAATGGCACAGTACACTTATCAGAGAAAGATCCCACCAACACAAAAATTGCCCTTATTACTGTCTCAGATAAAGACACTGATGTAAACAGCAAAGTAATTTGCTTCATAGAAAAAGAAGTACCTTTTCATTTAAAGGCTGTTTATGACAACCAGTATTTGCTTGAAACTTCTTCATTGTTGGACTACGAGGGCACCAAAGATTTCAGTTTTAAAATTGTTGCAGCTGATACTGGGAAGCCAAGCCTCAACCAGACTGCCTTGGTAAGAGTGGAATTGGAGGATGAGAATGACAACCCTCCAATATTTACCCAGCCTGTAATTGAGCTTTCAGTTTCTGAAAATAATCGCAGAGGTCTATATTTAACTACTATCAGTGCCACAGATGAAGACAGTGGTAAAAATTCAGACATTGTTTATCAACTTGGCCCTAACGCCTCATTTTTTGATCTGGATAGGAAAACTGGAGTGTTGACAGCGTCTAGAGTTTTTGACAGAGAAGAGCAAGAACGTTTCATTTTCACAGTGACAGCTAGAGATAATGGAACACCCCCACTGCAAAGCCAAGCAGCTGTTATCGTAACTGTCCTGGACGAGAATGACAACAGCCCTAAATTTACACACAATCATTTTCAATTCTTTGTATCAGAGAATTTACCCAAGTATAGTACTGTGGGGGTCATCACAGCCACAGACTCTGATGCAGGGGAAAATAAAGCTGTGACACTTTCCATAATGAATGACAATGACAACTTTGTACTTGATCCATACTCCGGGCTTATAAAGTCCAATGTATCCTTTGACAGAGAACAACAGAGTTCCTACACGTTTGATGTTAAAGCAGTGGATGGGGGGTTGCCTCCTCGTTCTTCAACAGCAAAAGTAACCATCAATATCATGGATGCCAATGACAATAGTCCAGTAGTAATATATCCACCATCCAACACATCCTTTAAACTGGTGCCGCTCTCAGCAATACCAGGATCTGTGGTTGCAGAGGTCTTTGCTGTGGACATTGACACTGGAATGAATGCTGAATTGAAATATACCATTGTCAGTGGAAATAATAAAGGATTATTTCGGATAGATCCTGTAACTGGCAACATAACTCTTGAGGAAAAACCAACTGCAACAGATATGGGTCTGCATCGTTTAGTGGTCAATATAAGTGACTTAGGGTACCCCAAACCCCTGCACACTCTAGTGCtagtgtttttatatgtgaatgaGACTGCAGGGAATGCCTCCTATATTTATGACTTGATCCGCAGGACTATGGAAACCCCTTTAGACAGGAACATTGGGGACAGTAGTCAGCCGTACCAGAATGAGGATTATCTCACCATTATGATTGCTATAGTGGCAGGTGCTATGGTTGTAATAGTAGTTATTTTTGTTACAGTTCTTGTCAGATGTCGCCACGCATCAAGGTTTAAAGCTGCACAAAGGAGCAAACAAGGGGCAGAGTGGATGTCACCAAACCAGGAGAATaagcaaaataagaaaaagaaaaggaagaaaagaaagtcTCCAAAAAGTTCCCTGTTAAACTTTGTTACCATTGAGGAGTCTAAACCAGAGGACACAGTTCATGAACCTATCAACGGGACAATAAGTCTTCCAGCTGAGCTGGAGGAACAAGGAATAGGACGTTTTGATTGGGGCACCACCCCCCAAACCACCTTCAAACCCAACAGCCCTGATCTAGCTAAGCATTACAAATCTGCCTCTCCACAGTCTGCTTTTCATCTTAAAGCAGACACACCTGTGTCAGTGAAAAAGCATCATGTGATTCAGGAACTCCCACTGGACAACACCTTTGTTGGGGGTTGTGACACCCTCTCCAAACGATCTTCCACTAGTTCAGACCACTTCAGTGCCTCAGAGTGCAGCTCCCAGGGAGGCTTCAAGACAAAAGGTCCTTTACACACCAGACAG